gtgtttcgttatactgtactaccctgtattgtataatgacaataaagttgaattgaactgaattgaattgaattaaagcCCCATAGAGCAAAATGTCCAGCCACCATCTATATAACTAACTATCTGTAGTTGCATGGCTGTAGAGTAATACAGGAGATATGACTCTTGACTCTTCTTAACAGGTGTAAATTATATCAGCTGACCAAATATGCATTGGTGAAGGATGCAACATATTACAATTCAACTTCCCCTGAGTTAGAAGAGGACATGCAGGATTTAGTCATTTATCACACGATCTCTGCTGGAAACCACACATTTACTACCGGCTCTGCAATATCCTCTATGGTGCTCACGGAAGTTGCCAGGACAGCCAGCGGAGAACAGCTGACAGTGTCTGGAGCTGAACTGACATCCAGTACAGCAAATGCACCTGAGCTTGATGAAGGAAGTCCACAGACAAATTCACCGCTGACACAGACAACTTTACCACACGCAACACAGAACAAAACGACAGACTTGCCACACACACAAAGGACAAATTCACCACATACACCAACAAAAGATTCACCAGAGACACCAACGGTTTCACTACCAGCAAAAACAACAGATTCACCACATACACCAACAAAAGATTCACAAGAGACAACAACAGTTTCACTACAGACACAAAGGACAGATTCACCACTCACAGAAATGACAGATTCACCATATGTACCAACAAAAGATTCACCAAGGACACCAACAACAGTTTCACCACATCCACAAACAACAAATTCACCACAATCACCAACAAAAGATTCACCAAAGACACCAACACTTTCACTACAGACACAAAAGACAGATTCACCACATGTACCAACAAAAGAATCACCAAGGACACCAACAACAGGTTCATCGCAGACTCACTCACCCCAGACACATTCAGATGTGCCAACAAGGAAAACAACAGATACACCACATACACCAACAAAAGATTCACCAAGGACACCAACAACAGTTTCATCGCAGACACAGAGAACAGATTCACcacagacaaaaacaacagGTTCACCAAAGACACACCTCCAGCCTGATCTACACTCCAGACAAAAAGGTACAATGACTGGCTTTTAGATATTATACATGCTAATTAAGTCCATTTCAGCATACATTATCTTCAAGAAAGGGTTCTTAAAAGGTGGCTTTCTGCTTCACAGATAAACTGGAAACATGTGAGAGCTACAAGGACCTGGATTCCTGTCATCATCAGATACCTGCAATGCAGGAGAAATATGGCCTGCGCAACAGTGAATTCACCACTTTGTACCACTGCAACTGCACAGCAAGGTAACCACATGTTCTACACTATgatctcaaaaactgaacacgTTGACAGTCAGATACAGACTTtatcacagaaacagaaaaaaagtgtgCTGTTTGTATCACAGGCTTGCCAGAGAGTTCGCTGGACAGGAGAAGGCCGATGACGTTCACTTCTTATTGCTGGACTTTGTGTCCcaattctgttttattctgcGTTTGAACTGCACTGATGAAAGGTGAGCTCACACCATATTACGCTAAATAACGCATATATGCTAAATGACAAATAGCATGTAAAACTATTACAAGCACAATTTGTGCAATTGTTCTCTGTCAGTGATTTAATGACCAAGGCCGAGGTGAAAGACATAccaaaatgattattttgagTCACAATATTCAGGGCTATTTCTGAACTTTTAAAGGCCCCAGGCACCATAATAGGAATGAAAATAATTCTAATGTTTACTGAATATAAAGAGaaatatatagtttttaaaGAGCTAATTtgtcatatatgtgtgtgtgtgtgtcaaattagctgtatatatatatatatatatatatatatatatatatatatatatatatatatatgaaatctCTGCTTGCCAATAGTAGTACTATATTGATGCCAAGAATTAATATAGTGAGGCCACAAGTTATGAGAAAGTTGatttgtggcctcaatgtagtaatgattattttatatatatatatatatatatatatatatatatatatatatatatatatatatatatataaatttatattatattaatttgaGGCCATGCCTTATTGAAAAATAATCAACATGACACATTAGGAGCTCCGTACACAATAAACCAGAACAACACCGGAAATGACATACTCATAGTACTGAAATAACAAGAACATAACCTTGCGATATAATTTCGTTTTTGTCTAGGCAATGAAACATATCGTGATATAAATTTTAGTTAACCGTCCACTGCTATTACTTCTCACCCTCTCTTCATcggtttttttatcattttacagGGTTTTTGAATCGTTTAACATCAAAGCTGGCTGCCCGCAtcactctttcctcttttctttcccaCAGCTGCTCCTTCTCTTCAACCGAGGCGCCTCTCCTCAAACGCTGGAGCAAAGACGTGGCTAGAGGGCGCCCTCTAGTGGCTTCTAAGCGTAAAGCCAAGCGCTTCAACTCAAAACGGTCCAAGAGGAAAGACTCGTCATTTAGGCTGTACAAAAAGTGCCTCAGGATGCACTCAAAGCTGCAGAAACACAGGGCACCCAAGGAAAAACTCCAGGACCACGGCGCTGCAGCATCACAGCGACAAACTCTACAATAAGACCTCTGAAAAACTCTGAAATAACAACATGCAACCACTGACATACActcgccggccactttattaggtacagttcagttgcttgttaacgcaaatagctaatcagccaatcacttggccgcaactcaatgcatttaggcatgtagaggtggtcaagacaacttgctgaagtgtagaccgagcatcagaaagggggaagaaaggtgatttaagtgactttgaacgtgacgtgactgttggtgccagacgggctggtctgagtatttcagaaactgatgatctactgggattttcacacacaaccatctctagggtttacagagaatggtccgaaaaagaggaaatatccagtgagcggtcagttgtgtggacagtaattccttgttgatgtgagaggtcagaggagaatgggcagactggttcgagatgttagaaaggcaacaggaactcaaataaccacttgttacaaccaaggaatgtttccaacaccttgttgaaagtgtgccacgaaaaGTTAAGGCACTTTTgaaagcaaaagggggtccgaccttttactagcaaggtgtacctaataaagtggccggtgagtgtacatttcTCATTTGGTGTGTAGAAACTGAGCTCATTGCAAACTGCATATAAAACGTGCACTACCTACTCATGAATGTgaatgtttgtatatataatttaaatatatgtttctatttaaaaaaacactgtaaagaTCTCTGCGTGTGTTTCTTTCCAACGTTTTGTGTCAAGCACAGAGAAAAATATGACCAAGAACAGTTAAAGTGGAGGTCGGCCGAAacgagtggtttgatgcagaTCAGCGTAGAGAAGCTTCAACATATTTACAACGAACCAGGCGACCAGGGGTCACATCGCAAATGTAGGCATTTCATTTACtgtgtcttctgtgttttaaCAATAAAGTAGTACTGGTAAATGAAAAAAGATCAATCGatgaatcaaccaatcaatagCCTTGCAATTGCTTATCCGCAATGAAAGGACGTTAAACATGTGCTTCAGGTCGAAACCTTTTCTCAAAACGATGGCAAAACAATGTCTCGAGcatcagtgtattcataactattttgcgcagctttctgtgaggttgTGTTTAGACACTTCCTAAGTCTGGTTCCCACTGTAGGCAGTTTTGTCtcggtacgtttctctagaaccagGCATTTCATATGAAATGACTCCGAGAGACTTTGTGTATATTTGACCtattttacagtgcagacaTTTTCGAAAATGTGGTGGAGCGTCCCTTTAAAGAACCTCAGTAAGAGATTACGACTCCGACGGTATCACAGCATCACAGGCCTTTTGTAGTTCGCGTCAACAGGCAATACTAAGAACCTGAGATGTGATGGAGGaacttacacacacaccacacacacacacacacacttctgctcCAGTAGGTAACCTAACTCCATCCTGATGTCACGAATAGTAACTGAGCCCTTCACTGCAACCATACAATTGTGAACCGCCTctaccgagagagagagagagagagagagagagagggagagggagggagggaataaATCCGCTACAAGGGGAAAAAACGCGAGAAAAGCGGATTTGACAACATGGCGTACTTTCCCCGGAATAACTTTTTTCTGAGGAGCTGCTGAGCGTTTCTGCACAGCTCTGCATGCCCTACTTTTCGCAGCTCGGTTCGAGCAGCCCAACAGCCTGGAAGTTTGAACTGGCTAGCTAACTCTCACCGCGGCCTGTCCTTTTTTCGTCGTTGTGGACGGAAACTTTATCATGGGCTGAAAGTTTCGATTCGGCATTGTCGGAAAACTGAGCAGGACAGGATGGAGAAACAAGGGACAAGACGAGAAAAGGTAAAACGGCCACGGCGTGGAGACGCGAGTATGTGTGGTGTCTTGTGACTTTAGCCATGCCCTGCATCTTTGCTTTGCTAACGGTTATCAGCTCAGAGGAAACCGTTTTATCTCTTTAGAGACGTCTGTGGCGCTGAGTTTTGAGACTCACTTAAAAATGAGTTTCTTTGCTTctctccattttctttttttttgggttgTTCGTGAGTTGTGCACTGTTACTAAGCTACCGCCTGCTTAGTGCTCATGTCACAGCTTCTCTAATTAAAAACAGGGTTTCACTACTACAGATACTAATGTCTTCTGTCCTAGACTAACGAAATAAACTAAACATTTAAGGTTGGACTTGTAACCGTTAGCAAATTTGAAGTTGGCCAGTGTTTTATGGGGATTTTTAACTCTTTCCTGGTCTTGACTGAGAGGCCATAGCGAATGGTAGGGGCCCTTTTCACTCTTCACATAAATATAACACATAATATGTTATGTCATAACATCCATTCACTCTGTCCTAGCACATTACGAACATGGAGttaaagaaaaagcaaagaaaacagctCCACTTCACAACACACTGAGTAAGACACAGGGCTGTCAGAGTGTCTGTGTCTGGCTCCTGTTTTGGCCGATTGTATAATGGCAAGCCTGGTCCCTGTAGAGGAAGCGCCTCAGTGGTCTGGCATCAGCGCTGGAGCAGTTTAGCATGGAGATGTCCTCGTAACAGGTGCTGGATCTGGAACAGGATTCTGACAAAGCTTCACCACAGAAGCCCCCAACGTGGTTAGCCCAGACTGCTTTGTGATGGTTCCATCCGTGCCAAAGAGCAGCGGTTGcacctgtgttttcttttgtgctCAGACCTGGGAGGTTTGAAGTTATTTCCCTGAGGATGGTCTTGAGAATTGTTCCTGGGCCAATAAGGGACTGCTCACTCAGCAGTAGTGCCTTTCGTCTTGTAATGTGAAAGCTGTTCACATACAAAATGTTTGGCGAACAACAACTAGCAGTTGTTGCAATCGGCATACTGAATTCAGTTATAAGCCACAAGCTTATGTAGATTATTTTTCTTCCAGTTCACCGTGTTTACATCAGCTGTATGCTGTCAATTTATGTTAAGAAAAACTAGCTAGTAAGTGCCCTGCCTCATGTGAAGTAGGCTTTCAGAGGAGTGGAAAGTAACTCtggtaaaattattattaatgcagtaaaataaagacTCATGTTTAAGTAAAAGTCATTCATTTAAACTTGCTGCCTCTCCTTGGGCATAGGCTGCTGACAGGGGTCCTCCAGTTATCTCTTCTCTGGGCCCTTCTTTCCAGTTTGCTCCAGGAGTCAGGAAGTATAAGTAGCTACCAACAATGAGTGAAAAAAGCCCACAAACCTAAGTGCCAGGTTCCTCACCGATCAGCAGCAGAATGTCATAGTACACACTCTTAACAAAAACGGTTCtataaaataccaaaaaagggttctttggcctGTAACAGTGGTGGAATCCTATTTGGTGTTACACAGAGCCCTTTTCATacaggttctgtgtagaaccatctacagcacagtctCCATGAATCTGAACACTTTGATGATGTAGAGGAcactttaatcatacaaagtgtttatggttccatatagaaccttttttctttactaaagaacccttcaagaagcatatttttaaccccttaagttttattacacacgtTGCATTTAAGTccctttagttactgaataataagcctttatatgtaacaagcctggggTGGTAAGGGGTTAAGAGGGCCCATAATCTGTCAGCATAAGTTTAATAGGCACAAGCCTTTCCTTTTCGGTATCCTTTTGTTGTAAAATAGACTAAATCGTAAAAGTGTGAGtaacaaaagagaaagacattAGGCTAAACTTCCAAAAGGAATTAGTAGCTACATGCTGATTATTGCATTGCAACTTAGGAAAAAGTAGATTCCTTTCTTCACAGATTTACTTTAGTCATAGTGGTAGTTTAGTGCTTAATATTCCCCCTTTGCAAAAAGTTTCTATAAAGGaccaaaaatgggttcttttCCAGGCTTGTAACAACAGTGGAACCCTTTCAAAATGGTTCGTTATAGAGCCATCTACAGCGCattctccctcaatctgaagaaccctttcacgatccAGAGAATCAACTGAATGCTGAAAAACACAGTACACTTCATCAAACCTTAAACCTGAAGATCAATAAGGTAGCAGATTAGTGGAATGATGCATGGAGGAAGTGGAGAGATTGAGGTCAGCCAAATGTGATTTTACTAGAAATCTGCTAAGTGATGACAAACAGGGTCAGTTAAGTGAGTCAACCAGAACTGTTCTGACGTTTTGCTGAATCATATTTTGCTGGCAAGTTGTGGATGGCTGGCTTACTGCCGGTCATATGGCTGGAATCAAAAGTATCCACAGCATAACAACAGGAAGCAACCTCCAGTATTCCCATGAAAGGCATTTTCCCACCCTAACTGGCTTAAGACTTTACATCCCCCTAGCCAgtacaataaaaatgtgtaagGGGTggaattttttatataaaaacagcattaaaatctAAATGAATCAACTGATTCATTTAATGAGAGTCACTGAAAACTCTTCTGGATGTTAATAGAGAAACCTGAGACTGACGTAATCCTTAATTGCCTGTTGAGTTGCTTCTCTACAGTCCCTAACAAGAACCCTAATAACCACATTAATTAAATAAGGGatattaattaatcaattacatttgagcaataaaaataatcagtaaaaatgtactttatcAATCACTGACAATGATTAGTTTGTATGATAATGTGTGCTTTTATTATCTTCCCAGTCTCTCTTACAGTTAGAcacatgcatgtaaatgcatttttgtgACTTAATGCTTGTATAGAATTTTTAATGAAGTATTTTAAAAGgctttcatttttgtgttttgctaGTAAAGCATTTTGGAATCTTTGAAAGGCTACGCATGGTTATTGTTCAGCtaagtccatttttattgtttgacctTTAAAAAGTGCGGTTACTCGATTTCTCATCAAAATAACCAGTAGGTTAGTTGATTACAAATATAACTGATGCTGACAGCTATAATATCATCCATGGTCTAAAAAACATCCAGGGTCTGCTCTTTGTTATTTCTATTTGACCACTCATAAAAGGGACCACACTTTGGATTTGGGAATTGGCCAAAGAGCATCCAGAAAGCAGCTGTTGTACACCGCAACATGCTCAAGCTGTACCCTAGGGCTTCCACCGAAGGGGTCATCTACTTCTCCATCGGCCGCCTGATGCCTCCACGGCCTGCCAAAGGAGAggcttgttttcattttcccAGGAATGCGCTGCGGCCCCCTGACCCGAGCGAAGCCGAGGGGGTAGGAGCAGGAAAGGAAGCCAACAGCCCCAAGGTTGGGCCGCAGAGGTGGAGGCACTGCCTACTTGCGCAAATGGAAACGAATGTTAGTTTGAGCGGGCATGGGGACACAATAGGTTTGGACTGTTCCCTGTCGGCAGGGTCTTgctgtgtttgttctgctggaCCGGGCCCAAAAAGCAGGTTGAAAATTCTTTCTTTATGAGCTGAGGCCCGGAGTATTATTGGAAGGAGTCTGTAGTTTGACTTAGAGCCTCACTCAGCTGTTTGAAGTGGAGGAGGACAGAGAGGACGGCAATTAAAGAGAAGTAGAACAGCACAGAGAAGAACGCAGCGTGTTACATCTCCACCACAGCTAGGCAACCAAATATTCTTTGGCTGACCTTATGTGGTTCATGATAGCAAAAATGTTCATGAAATGTTTTATGGCAGGTCAGCTTACTGGTGTttgacaaatgaaataaaatatctcTGTAAACATGTTATGGGCCAAGAATCTACAAGAAAGATTTGAATTAGCCTGTATTTCATCTGTTGCTTGTTGTGTCTGTGGGAAGTTTACAGATGTTATATTTGGATCACCAAGTGGAGTTTGTGTTCTACACGTGTGGTGCGTGTTTGTGCTTGTGGTGGGTCTGCGCATACCCACTGTGATGTATACTTATCTGCATCTGGGGTGTGTGCATACTAGTGTGTATGCATGCTGCTGCAGCTTGAGGTTTGCACTCTGTTGCTTCAGCTGAGGAAGGCTCCCATCTCCCGTCTCCCTCCCTGAGCTGGTGTGCCCAAATTTGTCTTTTCAGAATTACCTCCACCAAGACTCTCATTAAGTCTGCCTGTGCGTCCCATGTGGTCAGCGGCCGACAGAAACACACCCAACACTGTTATCTGTGCCTTCCCCTGGATAATGCTGCTTTACACAGGCTTTCTGCACATGCAATCTCAAATGTCAAATGTCACTGTGGTGTTGAATAATACAAATCGGTTCTATAATAAGAATGGCCATATGTGAGCTAGATTAGTTTTCACTGGAGAGGTAGTGTAATTTATAACAatggttcagtgaaaaatctaatcTACACAATATTCCACTCACCTCTAGATGTAGCTGATCAGTCAAGGCATGTCATTGgagctggagctacgaggctaaacCACAGAAGTCAGGAGTCTCTTAACTTACCCATAAGTGCATGCCCATACAGTAGGTATAAGTTACTGTGAACTATACacatgaacaaaacttcacagTGTAGCGGTGGTTACCCAGCCTGTTCAGCTacacagtgaagttttgttcatgtttacaGTTCACcttaagtcatactgtgtcctaatgATGCCCAAATCATCAAGTCTGCACTGCCTCTTTGAAGACCTAAATGTGGTTTGAATGGGTTGAAAAAATGTTGGGCATGTATACAACCTCACAGTGATACAGTACTAAAACCTGCTAATAGACACAGCAGTATGGTGTGTTGTAATTGTGGCATCTGTCTCTTAACACTGATGTGAACATCTGGGCTATGACATTTCATTCCAAGCAGTCTGTGCTAATTTGAGGAAATTAACACAACTACTCTATCCTGTACAAATCCCTTTGAAATTACATTACAGAAGCTTTTCTGGTGAAACTAATCCAGACCCAGTGGCACCTTAGTCACATACAGGTTATCAGTCTAAGTCAAAGTAACTTGAATTGTCATCCCTTTAATCTTAGGGTTCATACCTTGGCCCacatttccattcttttcattaGTTtgatagtagttactaaattaTTCATGTCATGttgctaaataataagcctggagtTCATGCAGTCTCCGTATTTCTCATATGACAACAAAGTAAATACttgacaacaaaacaaaatgtaacagCACCAACAAATGTGCAACTCTGCAGCTTACGctattcttctttctttctgctttgaTTTGCCATTTTTTTAGGGGGGAGGTGATGCAATTACTTTCAAAACACTTTTGCCTTCTTCTGCCTCTTATCACTCTGCCAACCCTCAGTCTATGCACTGCtgtctctcctcccttcttttcctttctggCCTTGCCCTGACagtccttttctttttgttttcgaCTCGATCCTTTATTCtctattctgtctgttttgctGTCTTGCTCCTTTCAGCTCTCTATCTGCCCTTTCCCGTTCCCCACTCAGCTTCTTCAGGCTTTCTcactttaacccttagaaggtGGAGTTATTACTGGCGATAACAAATGCTTGATGTCATTGTATGGAAATGTAACGGGAAATGCGGATTGTATGCTTTCAATTAATAGCACATttgtgtttgggtttttttttgatACATTGAATTCAGTGGAATTATTGTTGTGCATACAGTTTTCAGAACTAACACTTTACTACTTTTGTagaattattatgtaattaaacaTATACAATTGCATAGAGCAAAGTGAAAGTAACGTCTCtcaacttctaagggttaactgAGGTTCCCAAACactcccttttctcttttctgtatttccctttctttctcactcGTCCCCTAGCTGCAGCTCCAGCTCTCCTTcgtccttcctctctctctttctctggaaGTAATTACCCTGCTGCGCTATCCCAGAGTTCCTTTGCAGGAGGGGTGTGGCCTGTGCCAGAGATTACAGGAGAGCAGAGGTGGGGAGTGGCTCTCTGCTCctgccctctctctttctttctttccctctctcttcaccCCTCACTCCGTCCCTCCCTGCTCTTGGGGATGCTCCAGATGTGAAGCTCTGAGGTGGCTACCCATAAATTTCCTGCATACTCTTAAGTCAGCAGCAGCCACTGCTGTGTTCTTCCCCGAGGAGTTGGCCTCCTGGCCaaaaaagcagagcagagcCTTCCAGCAGTATTGTCCTGATGTTAAAgccttgttttcctttttgtcatttttttacccCCTCAGTGCAGCTGCTCCTCTCCTTTCATGTGTAGAAAGAAATGActtacaaaacaaaactgttcagctacataaaaaaaaattgagctCCTTGAGTTTATAAAGACATTAATGCTAAATAAATGTGGAAAAGTAAGAAATATAGTAATTGAGGTAATAAAAAGTTACAGCCTTAATAATCTTGATAATGCTGTCTTGATATTGCTATCTTCATATTGCTATCTTGATAACAATAAATGTAATGATAATTATACAGTCATAATGATGATAATACAAtgaataaatgcacatttttatcaCTAGGGTCACGACATGCTGGTTGTTACCTGGGCTTTTCTGGCCATAAGATTATCGGTCTCTAGTATTGCTGCTTATAAATGTGATATATATGTGAATATAAAAGTGTTAAAATCACCTTGTGTCGGTGTTTGCAGATTACCTACCTCATTATTCTACATCATAAGACTCTTGAgtcattttgacattttgtttcattcTATTTATTTCCCATTTTCAtctgtctttttaaaataagtttatatATCTGGGAAAAATCTGTTTAATCATGTTACCAGTCTCTACTCTACATCCACTGACAGTCATCTTGCGTGTTCTCTCCTTTGGGCAGTTTTCACTGTTTGGGCCACGGTCACTGGGGAGGGCGGTGCATGCAGTAGCTGAGGGGCCTGGTCTGAGCAAGGCCGAGTTCATGGAGAAGGTACGGCGGAGCAACGAGGCGTGCCAGCTGGGTGACTTCCAGACAGCCGTGAAGCTGTATGGAGAGGCCCTGCGGGCCGACCCACAAAACTGCATCCTCTACAGCAACCGCTCAGCTGCCCACCTCAAACTTGGCCAGTACCAGACCGCTCTGGATGATGCAGTCAAGGCACGCCTGCTAAACCCCAAATGGCCTAAGGTAGGAGGGAGACATGTAGTCATGTGGCTTGTTTGTTGACTTTTCGTTTCTGTAGTATTGCATGCCGATTAACATACAATTTAATTGCAGCATAATCCACATGCAGTTACATCCATTTGTGTAAATATGTGCTTCCTTCTGTGAAGACTTTGATGGTACATATGACTTAAAAGGGCTTACTTCTAAGGGCATTTTTCACCCTTGGTCTGCATACTTGAGTCCACCCCCAGGATTGATTTCTGGGCTTGATTGGGGAAGCCCTTGATTATCACAGGTTTGTTTTCACCGAGGAGAATTCTTTCCAAATCAAACAGGATTCTGTAGATAATGAGTGCATCTCTTTATTGTTGTCATTAGTCTGTGTAAAGGTTTGTTTCTGAATGTGTTATGCATGTTATAAAGTTGCATTGCATTAGCATCAGTGGTTCTCCTGCTTGATTGCAGCATATGTTTTGGGTGATGTTATTGATAGCCTATCTTTATTTGGCTAGATTATACTATTCACTAATACCTGCTGCTTACTTGGTTAAATGGGAGGAAACAAAATTACCATTCTGTTGCAGGACTAAGAGGAACAAGGTTGATTCTCAGGTAGGTCAGTGCACTCTGGCTCTGAATGGGATTCTGGCTCTTATGGATCTGGACATGTGTGGCTGTACAAGTCCAATAAAGGTGCTAGACGGCACATCCATTTTTCAGGtatcgttccaccttaaatggtgcagcagttccattctggcaaATACGAATCTAAGGTCTCGAGAGAGACTGCGCCTTTTGTGCAATTGGGTGTGGTTTGAGCACTTTAGCGGACACACCTCCAGCATTTTAGAGCAgagaattaattttttttcatgattttgaAACCTAGTCAAATATACttgatattttttaattattcagtttTGCCTGGGTTGTTAATAACACATTTCTCTGTGGTGTGACAAGCTCAGAACACATTTATTACTGCTTTACATGGACTTCAAGGTTCCCAATGCCAGTAAACAATGTGGACTTCTCATTTGTGTAGATCTTACTTACCTACGAGTTTGCTTGGAGCAAATCCCAGACCACAGCTTTCGGGTGGGCCAGAGATTGCTTTTAGCAACCACACCTGGGTTTAAAAACA
The DNA window shown above is from Pygocentrus nattereri isolate fPygNat1 chromosome 18, fPygNat1.pri, whole genome shotgun sequence and carries:
- the pla2g3 gene encoding group 3 secretory phospholipase A2; protein product: MPSHITRTEVCGRFLGLSEVKSPIQLHFTAERLQFHALQFIFLDFSNKMNGRCLFQAVVCLMSFLLDFSAAGLFWTLAGSTTFCFWTKSVSNGRTHYMFLHQTGEAIERSLVLFDSIWNKENSLVDCITSSDQAVTESYESKCWEAGGRPFTETPDGRFNISELVDPAGPCVAVGRLAGLRTSVRRSRDLGSVDHKAASIQQNSGESSGLKLRRTKRAWMIPGTLWCGAGNKALNFSDLGLYEETDKCCREHDHCTDTITSFGFNYGVFNTNIFTLSHCDCDIKFRRCLHRANDSMSNMVGYGYFNILKMRCFEFSQKMQCAKRTWWGMCKLYQLTKYALVKDATYYNSTSPELEEDMQDLVIYHTISAGNHTFTTGSAISSMVLTEVARTASGEQLTVSGAELTSSTANAPELDEGSPQTNSPLTQTTLPHATQNKTTDLPHTQRTNSPHTPTKDSPETPTVSLPAKTTDSPHTPTKDSQETTTVSLQTQRTDSPLTEMTDSPYVPTKDSPRTPTTVSPHPQTTNSPQSPTKDSPKTPTLSLQTQKTDSPHVPTKESPRTPTTGSSQTHSPQTHSDVPTRKTTDTPHTPTKDSPRTPTTVSSQTQRTDSPQTKTTGSPKTHLQPDLHSRQKDKLETCESYKDLDSCHHQIPAMQEKYGLRNSEFTTLYHCNCTARLAREFAGQEKADDVHFLLLDFVSQFCFILRLNCTDESCSFSSTEAPLLKRWSKDVARGRPLVASKRKAKRFNSKRSKRKDSSFRLYKKCLRMHSKLQKHRAPKEKLQDHGAAASQRQTLQ